From a single Pseudomonas sp. A34-9 genomic region:
- a CDS encoding EAL domain-containing protein, producing the protein MLIGSYSSTLVFISLCVAILASYTALDLTGRIATAKGRAVHFWTAGGAFAMGVGVWSMHFIGMLAFKLPIDLGYDVTLTALSLLIAMLSSGFALWLVSQPKLPILQLAFGALIMGTGISAMHYTGMAAMRMTPGIDYDPTLFGASLLIAVGASAAALWIAFRLRQHSPYVRLIRAGAAVIMGLAIVGMHYTGMAAAQFPNGSFCGATLNGLKGNGLDSLVLITTLAVLSIALLTSILDARLEARTADLAHSLTVANRELTQLALHDTLTGLPNRMLLDDRINQAMKKVHEQGGCFALMFIDLDGFKPVNDAFGHHMGDQLLREVGLRLREDLRGPDTLARIGGDEFVLLVRLTEPNDALGLAARQVGLIAQAFRVADHDLQISASVGIALYPGNGQNAQELLMNADAAMYHAKGGGKNGYSFFDASMNNNARKQLQLLQDLRAALEHSQFSLHYQPKFDAANGRAVGAEALLRWQHPIHGMLMPDKFIELAEKSGLIIPIGEWVLNEACRQMREWYVLGYTDWRIAVNLSALQFCHAGLVRSVAKALATHHLPANSLTLEITETTAMSDADASMTVLQELSDMGVDLSIDDFGTGYSSLMYLKRLPANELKIDRGFVRDLEHDSDDAAIVSAIVALGQALGLRIVAEGVETGVQQEFLTQLGCDSLQGYLLGHPMPADKFMQDIARAKQVAVV; encoded by the coding sequence ATGCTCATCGGTAGTTATTCCTCCACCCTGGTTTTCATTTCGTTGTGCGTGGCGATACTCGCCTCGTACACCGCGCTCGACCTCACCGGGCGTATCGCCACGGCCAAGGGGCGTGCGGTGCATTTCTGGACGGCGGGTGGCGCGTTCGCCATGGGCGTCGGCGTCTGGTCGATGCACTTCATCGGCATGCTCGCGTTCAAATTGCCGATCGACCTCGGTTACGACGTCACGCTCACGGCGCTGTCGCTACTGATCGCGATGCTCTCCAGCGGGTTCGCCTTGTGGCTGGTCAGTCAGCCGAAACTGCCGATCCTGCAACTGGCGTTCGGCGCGCTGATCATGGGCACCGGGATCAGCGCCATGCACTACACCGGCATGGCGGCGATGCGCATGACCCCCGGGATCGACTACGACCCGACACTGTTCGGCGCCTCCTTGCTGATCGCCGTCGGTGCCTCGGCGGCGGCACTGTGGATCGCTTTCCGCCTGCGTCAGCACTCGCCATATGTGCGGCTGATTCGCGCCGGCGCTGCGGTGATCATGGGGCTGGCCATTGTCGGCATGCATTACACCGGCATGGCCGCCGCGCAATTCCCTAATGGCAGCTTCTGCGGCGCCACGCTCAATGGTCTGAAGGGCAACGGCCTCGACAGTCTGGTGTTGATCACGACGTTGGCAGTGCTGTCGATCGCCTTGCTCACCTCGATTCTCGACGCACGCCTCGAAGCGCGCACCGCTGATCTGGCGCACTCATTGACCGTGGCCAACCGTGAACTCACGCAACTGGCCCTGCACGACACCCTGACCGGCCTGCCGAATCGCATGCTGCTGGACGACCGGATCAATCAGGCGATGAAAAAGGTCCATGAACAGGGCGGCTGTTTTGCCTTGATGTTCATCGATCTGGACGGCTTCAAACCGGTCAACGATGCGTTCGGTCACCATATGGGCGACCAGTTGTTGCGTGAAGTGGGGTTGCGTCTGCGTGAAGACTTGCGCGGTCCGGACACACTGGCGCGAATCGGCGGCGATGAATTCGTGCTGCTGGTGCGTCTGACCGAACCCAATGACGCACTGGGACTGGCTGCACGTCAGGTCGGCCTGATCGCGCAAGCATTCCGCGTCGCCGACCATGATTTGCAGATCTCCGCCAGCGTCGGCATCGCCCTGTATCCGGGTAATGGCCAGAACGCGCAGGAACTGCTGATGAACGCCGACGCGGCGATGTACCACGCCAAGGGCGGCGGTAAAAACGGTTACAGCTTTTTCGACGCGTCGATGAACAACAACGCGCGCAAGCAGTTGCAGCTGTTGCAGGACCTGCGCGCGGCGCTGGAGCACAGCCAGTTCAGTTTGCATTACCAACCGAAGTTCGACGCGGCCAATGGCCGTGCGGTCGGCGCTGAAGCCTTGCTGCGCTGGCAGCATCCGATTCACGGCATGCTGATGCCGGACAAGTTCATCGAACTGGCGGAGAAATCCGGGCTGATCATTCCGATCGGTGAATGGGTGCTCAATGAAGCCTGCCGGCAAATGCGCGAGTGGTACGTGCTCGGTTACACCGATTGGCGTATCGCGGTGAACCTGTCGGCGCTGCAGTTCTGCCACGCGGGACTGGTGCGCAGCGTGGCCAAGGCGTTGGCCACGCATCACTTGCCGGCCAACAGCCTGACCCTGGAAATCACCGAGACCACGGCCATGAGCGATGCCGATGCGAGCATGACAGTGTTGCAGGAGTTGTCGGACATGGGCGTCGATCTGTCGATCGATGACTTCGGCACGGGTTATTCCAGCCTGATGTACCTCAAGCGTTTGCCAGCCAACGAGCTGAAGATCGACCGTGGTTTTGTGCGGGATCTGGAGCATGACAGCGACGATGCAGCGATTGTTTCGGCGATTGTCGCATTGGGGCAGGCACTCGGTTTGCGCATTGTCGCTGAAGGTGTGGAAACCGGGGTGCAGCAGGAGTTCTTGACGCAGTTGGGTTGTGATTCGCTGCAGGGTTATCTGCTGGGGCATCCGATGCCGGCGGACAAATTCATGCAGGATATTGCGCGCGCCAAGCAGGTGGCGGTGGTCTGA
- a CDS encoding SDR family oxidoreductase: protein MDKVIVITGGGRGIGAATALLAAEQGYRICINYQSDEQAAQSVLEQVRALGAQAIAVRADVSIEDEVIALFQRVDSELGRVTALVNNAGTVGHKSRVDEMSEFRILKIMKTNVLAPILCAKHAILRMSPKHGGQGGSIVNVSSVAARLGSPNEYVDYAASKGALDTFTIGLSKEVAGEGIRVNAVRPGYIYTDFHALSGDPDRVSKLESAIPMARGGRPDEVAEAIVWLLSDKASYATGTFVDLGGGR from the coding sequence ATGGATAAAGTCATTGTGATCACCGGTGGCGGGCGCGGGATTGGCGCCGCTACGGCGCTGTTGGCTGCCGAGCAGGGCTATCGGATCTGCATCAACTATCAGTCGGATGAACAGGCCGCGCAAAGCGTGCTGGAGCAAGTCCGTGCATTGGGCGCGCAGGCCATTGCGGTGCGCGCCGACGTCAGCATCGAAGATGAAGTGATCGCGCTGTTCCAGCGGGTCGACAGTGAACTGGGTCGGGTCACCGCACTGGTGAACAACGCCGGCACCGTCGGACACAAATCGCGGGTCGATGAAATGTCCGAATTCCGCATTCTGAAAATCATGAAAACCAACGTTCTGGCGCCAATCCTCTGCGCCAAGCACGCGATTCTGCGCATGTCGCCCAAGCACGGCGGGCAGGGCGGCAGTATCGTCAATGTGTCGTCGGTGGCCGCGCGCCTGGGGTCGCCGAACGAATACGTCGATTACGCCGCGTCCAAAGGCGCGCTCGACACCTTCACCATCGGTTTGTCCAAGGAAGTGGCGGGCGAGGGGATTCGGGTCAACGCCGTGCGCCCGGGCTACATTTACACCGATTTCCACGCCTTGAGCGGCGACCCGGATCGGGTCAGCAAGCTGGAGTCGGCGATCCCGATGGCCCGCGGCGGGCGGCCGGATGAGGTGGCGGAGGCGATTGTCTGGTTGCTATCGGACAAGGCTTCTTATGCGACAGGGACTTTTGTTGATCTCGGAGGCGGGCGCTGA